Within the Gracilinema caldarium DSM 7334 genome, the region GGTTGATGTTTCGGGAGGTATCCACATACTTGTTAAGCTTGCTTGGAAATATGAAGTCTGTAGGTATGTACACCGAAAGGTTCAATCTCATAAGCTGTTCGTAAATGTCGTTGTAATTTATCGCACTCGGCAAATCTGTCATGCGTGGCCGCAGTGAAATGGGTTTTAAACGTTCGGGGAAAGAGCCTATCTCGTCCATGTTGTAATACTTTTCTATGTGCTTTCGGGAACGTGCAATGGTTACGCTGTCAAGAACTTTAAAGAAGTCAAAGTCGAGGGCTTTAAGAAGCGCATCTGTAGTTCGTTTGCCTTCCTCCAACTTGTTCCACTGGTTAAACACCTTCTGGGCATTACGGAAAATCTCATCGATAAATCGTTTCGTTCCCAGACGATCATTGATAAGACTTGGGTTTCCCTCATAGGCGAGTTCAAGTTGATTTCGCAAGTCAATGAAGTGGTTGTTTACTGGTGTAGCCGACAGCATGAGAACCTTCGTCTTTACACCTGCACAGATAACGCGGTTCATAAGACGAAGGTAGCGGTTCTCGCGGCGGTCTTCGCCATAGACCTCTCCGCCGTTTCTAAAGTTGTGTGACTCGTCGATGACCACAAGGTCGTAGTTGCCCCAGTTCAGCCTATCAAGGTCAAGCCCGTTTGATGTGCCTCTATCCCTCGAAAGGTCAGTGTGAAAAAGCACATCATAACGAAGGCGGTCGGAGGCTATGGGGTTGTTGATATAATTGTCCTTGAATGTATTCCAGTTGTCAGACAGCTTTTTAGGGCAAAGCACAAGCACGGAGCGATTGCGGTTTTCATAATATTTAATGACAGCAAGGGCGGTGAATGTTTTCCCTAAGCCGACACTGTCCGCAAGAATGCAACCATTAAATGTTTCTAGTTTATTGATAATAGCCAAAGCGGCGTCTTTCTGGAAAGTGTACAGCATGCTCCAGATTTTGCTCTCTTTAAATCCGGTCGCCTCGTTTGGCAGAACATCCTCTGAAATATCTTCCAGGAATTCATTAAATATGTTATAAATCGCAACAAAGTAAATAAATTCAGGCGCATTTTCGTTGTATGCTGCTGTTATTCCATCAATAACCTGTTCGGTTACGTCCTGCATCAGGTTCTTATCGTTCCAAATCTGCTCAAACATTCGAATATATTCATTCGATACAGGAGTAAATAGTTTGGTTACTGGATTGATGATATTGTTGCCCCGTTCACAACCTAAATCGGCAGTCGTGAATCCATTTAATGGCATATAGGTAATGGGTTCCGATCCTATAATGTTAATAAAACTGGAAATGTTCCCGCCAGTCAGATTCGAGCGGAATTGTACTTTCTTGCGAATCCACTCGGCGCATTCACGAGCAATGGCCTTCTGAGTCAATTCATTACGAAGTTTCACTTCGAACTCTGTACCATAGATAGAACGCTCGCGATTAAGGCGGGGTATGTAAAATTCCCGCTTTTCTTTAGGGGCTTTTTCTCGTAAAAATGTAGGGGAAGTAAAGATAAAGCGCAGTTCTGCGATATCATCAAGCTGCTTCTTGAGTGCCTGGTAGGCATAGATGGAAAAACAGGACGATGCTATGGACAGCTTATCACCCTTTTTTATTGTGACCACTAAATCATCTTTAATTGTTTTGCTAATATTATCGAACATTTCTGGCATTTGCATAATGAATGCTCCTTTGTAGAACCTTTATTTTTATATTTAATCATGCGTTTATATAAGAGATTTTATATTTATACCTCGTTCTTGCATGGAATATCCTTTTAAATAGTCTATACATTATCGTAAAATAGTAAGCGAGGGGGTATATTAAACTTATTATTCTACTCACAGGTCCGATATTTGGATTTTTCACTATTTATAGTTTTGATCAAATAGTGTATCCTTAAATTATTATGTAAAGGTATCTGATACGATCTAATCAATATAGTTTATATTTGCAATAACTAAACTATCTTTGTTATCAGGAAGTTTTGCTTTTCCTGATTGTAAATCTAAAAAAAAATCGTCCTCCTCTTTCATCTATGTTACTCAAAAAGTATAAGGTTATTTTTTAATAAAAGGATAACCTTCTATATAGACACGATCTTCTTCATGGTTATAACCAATTCTTTTATTAATCCATACCTCTTCATTTGGATTACAAGAGATACTTACCGGTGATGCTTTAATTCTATACTTAAAAACAAAACGTTGTATCTCATCTTTCCTTACATTAATTTTAATTGGAACTATTGTCATATTTACCTCCATATTACACAAGGTAAACCCTTTTTTGGTGATAAACATAAGAGTCCGGGAATAGAGAGAAATAGGGTAAACCAAGTTTCCATGGTAAACATCTTATGCAATCAGCAAATTTATGATAATTTATGATTAACAAATTTGCAATTAAATATTCATTAAACATTTATCTTGCAACTGGGCTCTTTTGCCATCCTATTCAAGGACTTTAAGTTAGGCATCGTTCGTGTCATTTTATATCCTTCCCGGGCATCACCATCCGGTTTATCAATAATCGGCCGTTACAATGGTTTTTACCTTGATTTTCATCAATATATAGACATATTTACCCCTTAAAATGACAATTATAAGTGGAAAATAAAGGTTATTTTAGCTATACTTTATAACATGAAACGGTATGCGTTGGATGATTTACGAATATGGAAAGAAGCTCCCAACAGAAAGCCCTTAATCCTGCGGGGAGCACGACAGGTAGGCAAAACGGAGTTGGTCAGGATCTTTGCCCGTGAATGTTTTGAATCCTTTATTGAAATCAATTTTGATGAACATCCCAGCAAGAGCACATTTTTTGAGGAAGAAGACATCAGAATTGTATGCAAATACATCGAGATTGATGCGGGTATAAAACTTGTACCTGGCAAGACATTGCTATTTTTGGATGAGATCCAGTCCGTTCCGCAGGTTCTTGCACGGCTCCGTTACTTTTATGAGCGCATGCCGGAGCTTCATGTTATCTGTGCAGGGTCACTTCTGGATTTTACATTGGCAGACCATGAAATCGCTATGCCCGTGGGTAGAATGGAGTTTATGTTTCTGGGGCCGATGACTTTTGGTGAGTTCCTTCATGCACGCGAACAGGTGAGCATTGAGGAATACCTTGCGGGGTATCACATTGGTCAGGATATTCCTTTAGCTCTGCATAAAAAAATTCTTGGATTATTACGTGAGTATCTATTAATTGGTGGTATGCCAGGAGTAGTTAAGCGATATATCGAGTCAGGTTTGGATTTTGAATCTGCGGCCCGGGAACAACAGGGAATTTTGCAAACATTTTATGCTGATTTTGGCAAATATAAGCGAAGGATAAATGTTCCCTTTATACAAGACCTTTTCAGGAAAGTTCCGCTCAACATAGGTAAAACAATAAAATTTAGTTCCCTTAATCCGGACGTAAGGTCGGTTGTTGTTCGGGAAGGATTAGAATATTTAGAAAAGGCCCGGATTATCTACCGGGTTTTTCATGCCGATGCCAACGGAATACCCCTTGGGGCTGAGCTTAATCACAATTATTTTAAACTGCTCTTTTTGGATGTAGGACTTGTTTCGTCCCTGCTCGGTTTGCGTTTGACCGATTTAAGACCTGATACGGATTATACACTGGTGCATTCCGGCTTAATTGCAGAGCAGTTTGTAGGTCAGCATGTATTGTATAGCCCAAAGCGCTGGATGGAGCCAGCACTTTATTATTGGAACAGACCGATTCGCGGATCAAGCTCGGAGGTGGACTATCTTATACAGTGCGGAACCCGGGTGGTTCCGGTTGAGGTGAAGGCCGGTAAGACAGGCAGATTAAAGTCTTTGCAAATGTTTGTACTGGAAAAAAGGCCCTCTCTGGCCCTCCGTTTTAACAGCGATGCTCCTTCGGTGATTCATACGACGACAAGTGTTGCAGGCAGGGAGCCCCAAGATTTCTCCTTGCTTTCCCTCCCACTCTATCTAGCAGAACAGACCCAGCGTCTTCTTGATGAGTATTTTGAGGGGTAGGAGGAAACGGAAGGGGCAGAGCGAAGCGACAGCATAAAATGTGATAACAGGAATTGTCAGGTTGAATTGGTTGTTGGGCGAATTCTTAATTCCAATCTTCAATTTTGATTCCATCTACTCTGATGAATTCATTTGTATTATTTGTAACAAGGATTAATTTCTTAGCTATTGCCTGTGCCGCTATTTGCATATCATATGGACCTATTAGCTTCCCTTCTTTCTTTAATTTTGATCTTATTCTCCCAAATTCTTTTGCATCTTCATCATCAAAATCCAATATTTTAAAAGGTGCTAAAAACTCAACTAAAGAAATATGGTTTTTTTCAATGTTTTGACTATTAAAAACTCCAAAATACAATTCAGCAACTGTAATACTTGATATATATAAATTCTGGTTAATTACTTGATGTAAATGATCTAATACCTGTTTCGGTTTTTTGTTCTTTATAAAAATGCAAATATTTGTATCGAGTAGATACATTATAAACCATCTCTTTCTTGCATAGCTGGTTGTTCTCTTCCATCAGCCATAAAGTCTTCTGTGAATCCATTTAAACCTTCAAGAAAAGTCTCCCAAACACGATCTTTGGGGAATAGAATCACAGCCTCTCCAACCTTCTGGATAAGAACATCATTACCTTTGAAGTTATATTCTTTCGGTAGTCTTACTGCCTGACTACGGCCATTCTGGAATAGTTTAGCGGTTTGCATGTGTTCCTCCTTCCTTTAGTATATATCTTGATATATACCTCCGTCAAGCAATTTTATAATTTCTGAGGTGATTTTTATTTGTTCATTCCCTCCCCGAGGGTCCGTTTAACATCATACTTATTATACCCCCCCCTATAATCGCCCCCTCCCTTCATCTTGCCCTGGCAAGAAAAGCGTTTTACAATATGTTATATGGAAAATAGTAAGCCGAAAAAATCTGTTGTTGAGCGGATTGGAGACTTTTTTGCGGTGGCGGGCTTGCTCGCCTTTCTGGTGCCGGCCCTGGCGGCCTTTGGAATCGGTGCGCCCCTGACCTGGGTTCAGCGCGGCCTGGGGGCCTTTGGCGAAAGTGGGGCCCTCCTCCTGTATTTTATCGGTGCCTACCTTATCGCGGCCCTCTTTGGAACGGTGGAGCGGATCCTTCCAGTTCTTTCCGGGTTGATGACCGGGCTTCTCCTTTTTGCTGGAGCCTTTGAGGTTCCCTACCTGACCGGTATCCGTTCGGCCCTGTTCCGCTTCGCGCCCTTTCAGGAGGCAGCCCCGGCCCTCTTTGCGGGAGCCCTGGCGGTGATCGTCGGGAATCTCATGGGCCGCAGTCCTAAAACTAAAGCTATCCCGGGACTTCTTGTTCCCTTTGTAAGCGGTATTGCCCTTCTCATTGTGCTTGCCGCCTGGTCCCCCTTTACGAAAAGCACCCTGAACCTGGATGCCTCCAGTGTGGAGCGGGCCATACAATCCATATCCGGCACCCTGGGCAAGGAATATGTAAACCCGGAGGTCGAGAAGGCGGTCCGCCAGGTCATGGAAGAAAAAAACAAGACCCTGGCAGAAAAGGAACAGGCCCTTAAGGAATTACAGGAACGGCTAGAGCGGACCGAGGCGGACAAAAAAGCCCTGGAACGTTCCTTAAAAGACAGCGATCAGCTTTCCAAACAGCTCGAGGCGGCAAAAAAGGCTCTGGATGAGATGAAGGGCCGCCTGGAATCCCAAGTACCCCTCGTGCAGGGCGGCCGCTATGATCAGGCGGTACAGCCCGCGGATCCCTTAGTGCGGGACTTTGCCGTAAAGGCGGCCAGCGCCGCCCCGGGGCCCTGGGATAACCCCCAGGGAAGCCGAATCCCTAACGACGCAGGAGCTCATCAACTTGTATTGATCCATGGAGCCATCTCCCGGAATTGGAAATATGTGAGCGACCCTGCGGTCTCATGGACTGATTACACTTCCCCTGCAAAGAGAACCCTCGCCCTGGGTCTGGCCGGGGACTGCGACGATTACGCGGCCCTCATGGCATCCTGCATCATCGCCGTGGGGGGCAGAGCCCGGATCGTCCATGGTGTTAAGGGCAACCAGGGCCACGCCTGGGCCGAGGTCTGGATTGGCCAGGGGGCAATGGCCGAGAGGGTGCTTTCATCGGTAGCCCGCTTTACAGGCCGAAACCCGGGACAGCTTGCGGTGAGTGTGGATGCGGCTACGGATAACCGCTGGCTGGTGCTGGACTGGGAACTGGGACGCTACAGCTTCCCCGCCAGGACCATAACCATAGCATGGACGAGCGATTAATATGAAAGATATTACCATTTTTGGAAAAACCTACGAGTTTCCCATCATTAAGGATGAGCGGCTCTATCAATTGCAGGATGCTATTAAAGAACACCGGGAAGTGCTCGAGCCGGAGGATGCCAGGAAGGGCTTGCTCTCTATTTTTGTGAAACGGGAACCGCTAAGTCCCCAGGAACGGCTAGAACGGATGGAAAGCCTCGTGGCCAATTACGATGAGTTAATCAACCTGCTCCGTGAAAAGATAAGCGCCTGTCATGAAGTCTTTGACCGCATGGGGGAGGGTGTTCAAGCCGAGTTTCAGCGTAAACTGAAAGAACTGGAAGAAATGGAGTTGGGCCGGCAAAGGCTGGTGGAAGAATATAAAAAACAAGGCTTTACCGATGCGGAAGCCATGTTTGAGCCCCAGCGGCAGGGAATCCGCGACATGGTAACCAACCTGAGCCGGGCTACGATACTCATCATCAAAAAATTGCGCCATGCCCTGGATGCTCTGGAAACCCTGGCTTCGGATGATGAAAAACAGCGGAGTACCTATGAAAAATTAAGAACCA harbors:
- a CDS encoding helicase-related protein; amino-acid sequence: MQMPEMFDNISKTIKDDLVVTIKKGDKLSIASSCFSIYAYQALKKQLDDIAELRFIFTSPTFLREKAPKEKREFYIPRLNRERSIYGTEFEVKLRNELTQKAIARECAEWIRKKVQFRSNLTGGNISSFINIIGSEPITYMPLNGFTTADLGCERGNNIINPVTKLFTPVSNEYIRMFEQIWNDKNLMQDVTEQVIDGITAAYNENAPEFIYFVAIYNIFNEFLEDISEDVLPNEATGFKESKIWSMLYTFQKDAALAIINKLETFNGCILADSVGLGKTFTALAVIKYYENRNRSVLVLCPKKLSDNWNTFKDNYINNPIASDRLRYDVLFHTDLSRDRGTSNGLDLDRLNWGNYDLVVIDESHNFRNGGEVYGEDRRENRYLRLMNRVICAGVKTKVLMLSATPVNNHFIDLRNQLELAYEGNPSLINDRLGTKRFIDEIFRNAQKVFNQWNKLEEGKRTTDALLKALDFDFFKVLDSVTIARSRKHIEKYYNMDEIGSFPERLKPISLRPRMTDLPSAINYNDIYEQLMRLNLSVYIPTDFIFPSKLNKYVDTSRNINRVGREMGIRRLMSINLLKRLESSVESFRLTVGRVKKLIDNTIAEIDAFIAGGSSVINGRELAGDEADFDDDDRNTDYFAAEHSIKIDLADMDYKTWRDRIAEDAETLELLKILLDDITPEHDTKLQTLFSLIQEKITKPINEGNRKILIFTAFSDTAEYLYTHVSTFVQTRFGLDSAMVTGSVEGKTTIKGQRASMNEVLTLFSPISKGKDLLMPNNRNDISVLIATDCISEGQNLQDCDYCVNYDIHWNPVRIIQRFGRIDRIGSRNAVIQLVNFWPDVDLDEYLSLKGRVETRMRISIMTATGDDDLINEEEKGDLEYRKAQLKRLQEEVVNIEDMQSGISIMDLGLNEFRLDLLEYVKTHGDMDTVPFGLHAVVPASKDCPPGVVFILKNRNNSVNIDKQNRLHPFYMVYIGADGEVVCNHLSPKELLDKIRLLCKGRSTPVMDVCREFNAETKDGRDMRRVSSLLTDAINSIVEVKAESDIDSLFSPGGTTALDTRIDGLEDFELVCFIVVR
- a CDS encoding ATP-binding protein, producing the protein MKRYALDDLRIWKEAPNRKPLILRGARQVGKTELVRIFARECFESFIEINFDEHPSKSTFFEEEDIRIVCKYIEIDAGIKLVPGKTLLFLDEIQSVPQVLARLRYFYERMPELHVICAGSLLDFTLADHEIAMPVGRMEFMFLGPMTFGEFLHAREQVSIEEYLAGYHIGQDIPLALHKKILGLLREYLLIGGMPGVVKRYIESGLDFESAAREQQGILQTFYADFGKYKRRINVPFIQDLFRKVPLNIGKTIKFSSLNPDVRSVVVREGLEYLEKARIIYRVFHADANGIPLGAELNHNYFKLLFLDVGLVSSLLGLRLTDLRPDTDYTLVHSGLIAEQFVGQHVLYSPKRWMEPALYYWNRPIRGSSSEVDYLIQCGTRVVPVEVKAGKTGRLKSLQMFVLEKRPSLALRFNSDAPSVIHTTTSVAGREPQDFSLLSLPLYLAEQTQRLLDEYFEG
- the vapC gene encoding type II toxin-antitoxin system tRNA(fMet)-specific endonuclease VapC is translated as MYLLDTNICIFIKNKKPKQVLDHLHQVINQNLYISSITVAELYFGVFNSQNIEKNHISLVEFLAPFKILDFDDEDAKEFGRIRSKLKKEGKLIGPYDMQIAAQAIAKKLILVTNNTNEFIRVDGIKIEDWN
- the vapB gene encoding type II toxin-antitoxin system antitoxin VapB, translating into MQTAKLFQNGRSQAVRLPKEYNFKGNDVLIQKVGEAVILFPKDRVWETFLEGLNGFTEDFMADGREQPAMQERDGL
- a CDS encoding transglutaminase domain-containing protein codes for the protein MENSKPKKSVVERIGDFFAVAGLLAFLVPALAAFGIGAPLTWVQRGLGAFGESGALLLYFIGAYLIAALFGTVERILPVLSGLMTGLLLFAGAFEVPYLTGIRSALFRFAPFQEAAPALFAGALAVIVGNLMGRSPKTKAIPGLLVPFVSGIALLIVLAAWSPFTKSTLNLDASSVERAIQSISGTLGKEYVNPEVEKAVRQVMEEKNKTLAEKEQALKELQERLERTEADKKALERSLKDSDQLSKQLEAAKKALDEMKGRLESQVPLVQGGRYDQAVQPADPLVRDFAVKAASAAPGPWDNPQGSRIPNDAGAHQLVLIHGAISRNWKYVSDPAVSWTDYTSPAKRTLALGLAGDCDDYAALMASCIIAVGGRARIVHGVKGNQGHAWAEVWIGQGAMAERVLSSVARFTGRNPGQLAVSVDAATDNRWLVLDWELGRYSFPARTITIAWTSD